AAAGACCCTCGCTGCAACCTACTCTGGCACCGGATTAAATTTCAGTAGCAGACAACCGCTGCGCGGCTAAACGGCGCGCAAGGTCGATAGCGACTTTTAGGCTGCCGGGGTCTGCCACGCCTTTGCCAGCCAGATCCAGCGCGGTGCCATGGTCGACCGAAGTACGCACCAATGGCAAGCCCAGGGTAATGTTAGCAGCCTGGCCAAAGCCGGCGTATTTTAACACCGCCAACCCCTGGTCATGGTACATCGCCAGCACCGCATCAACACCTGCCAAGTGTCTGGGGGTAAACAGCGTGTCGGCGGGCAACGGGCCAAGGATATCCATTCCTTCAGCGCGCAGGGCATCGAGCGCGGGAATAATAACATCTAGCTCTTCGCGACCCAGGTGGCCATCTTCACCGGCGTGCGGGTTTAAACCACACACTGCCACACGCGGTTTAGCAATCCCGAACTGGCGCTGCAAATCAGCGACTAGCAAGCGGCTGATTCGGGTAACACGCTCATAGGTGATGGCGTCGGCAACCTTGCGCAGGGGTAAGTGGGTGGTCACCAGCGCCACACGAAGATCGCCACTGCCCTGCCAACTTGGGCCGCTGGCATGCAGTGCCGCATCGGTAGCGAGCATCATTACCACCTCATCGACACCGCAAGCATCGCGCAGCCATTCGGTGTGGCCGGTAAAGGATGGATGACCACCTTCGATGATGACGCCTTTATGAAGTGGCGCCGTCACCATGGCAGCCGCCTGCCCTTTTTGGCAGGCATCCACCGCCAGCGCCAAGGTCGCCAGCACATAGTCAGCGTTAACCGGATTGAGAACGCCCGGCGTGGCCGGTTCGCTCAACGCAACCGGCCAGACCGGCAAGCCATGGGTGCCACTTGGGTGCTCACCGGGCGAACACTCTACCACCGTGACCTTGAGCCCCAGCGCGGCTGCACGCTGGCGCAGCATATCCGGGTCGCCAATCGCCACTGTATACGCGGGAAGGCTACCCTGGGCCGCCAGCATCAGCATTAGCTCAGGGCCAATACCCGCTGGCTCGCCGGTAGTTACCACCACCGGCAGCTCGCTATCGGATGATAAAGTATCCACTAACATTAGAGTCGAATATCAACAAAGGCCTGGGAGCGAACCTCTTGCTGCCAGGACTCTAGCTCTTCGTTAGCGCGACGTTGGAAGATCGCCTGGCGCACTTGCTCGCGCTGGCTCTCTTGGGTGACATTTTGACGACGACGCTCTTCTACTTCAATGACGTGGTAGCCAAACTGGGAGCGCACCGGCTGAGATACTTGGTTAACATCCAGTTCACGCATCGCTTCTTCAAAGGCAGGAACGGTTTGCCCTGGACGAACCCAGCCCAGCTCACCGCCGTTGAGGGCTGTGCCACTGTCATCGCTATACTCACGTGCCACCGAGGCAAAGTCCTCGCCTTGAGAAAGGCGCTGGCGCACCTCTTCCGCCCGCGCACGGGCTTGGTTTTCATCGCGGTTGGGAGTCAGTGCAATCAGCACATGGCGGGCACGGGTCTCTTCAATAAAGTTCTGCTCGCCGGATTGGCCGGACTGCTGGTTTAGAAAGCGCTCAACGTCACGGTCGCTGACCGATACGCGGTCGCTAATTTGGCGCTGCTGTACCTGCCGCATCAGCATTTCGCGGCGAATATCTTCGCGCACGCTGGCCAGTGTCATGCCATCAGCTTCCACTGCGTCGGCAAACTCATCAAGTGTCATGCCGTTGGATTCGGCAATCGAGCGCACCTGCCCATTGAGCTCGGTATCATCAATGCTCAAATTGGCATCTTCCGCCATTTGCAGCTGAATCTCTTCCATCACCATGCGCTCAAGCACCTGACGCTCCAACTGGGAGCGCGGTGGAAGATTTCCCCCCTGGGCCTGCGCCTGCTGCTCAATTTGCGACATGCGATCATCTAATTCACTGCGCATAATCACATCGTCATTGATGACAGCCACAACGCTATCTAACGCCTGGCGCTGGGTGGATTGGAAGTTCTGCGCCTGTAAAGCAAGCGGGGCCAGCACCAGGCCTGCACCTACACACAAAGCTAGCAGGCTACCAGCAGAGAGCTGTTTCATACGGCCTAGCAGGGGCTTTCTCATTTTCATAACAAACGTCTCTTTCATTAGCCATTCTATGGAAGTCATTTACAGGGCAGTCGGACGATAGCCAGGAATGGTCTGTTCAAAATAGCTATCCGCATCCTGACCAACGCCGCCCAGACCACGGAATACGAAGCGTAAAAATAGTCCGCGATCATTAAAGTCATCATTAATACGAGCGGTGTCATTGTCATCGACCCATTCGCGCCACACCAACTGCAGTCCGTAACAGCAATTATTCCACTGCACGCCTGCCAATTGCTCAAGCGAACGCTCATTGGTTTGATCGTGCAGGTAGCGGCCGATCAAATCAATGTTGGTACTGGCTTTCCAGGCAAACGAAAGATCCCACTCTTCGCGGCTGTAGTCACGAAAGCCATCATCGCCCGGCAATACGCTGGGGTCGAACCCTTCGATCTCCCAACGGTAGCCAAGGTTCACTACGTGCCCTTCGGGATGCCGGTAACCAACATCAACGCTTGAGCGTTCGGTGCGTTCACGGTGATCATCGTAGAGCCATTCTGCTCCGCTGCTCCAGCGATCATTGATCTGCCAGTCAAGGCGGGTGACCAAAGGCGAGCGATCCCGGGTAGCCTGATAGCGGCTTTCTGGATTGACGTTCGGGTTGTCTTCCGGACGATCTGGCAGCGTATCGGCGTCACCCTCGCTATCAATACGACGGTCATCAAAGTAAACGCTTTGACCAACCCCGAACGAGAGGCGGTCACGACCGGAGGCATCTTCCAACAAGCGCGACTGCACGCCGTAAGAGAGCCGGTTGAGATCGCCAACGCGGTCGGTGCCGGAAAAGCGCTGGGCTGACCAGAGCTGATCCCAAGAGAAAGCACGTTCGCGGCTGTCAAAGTCGGGCAGCTCGCTCTGATCAGTGCGCGGCACATAGGCGTAGTTAAGGCGTGGCTCCAGGGTTTGGCGGTAATCTCGCCCACCCAGGGCGAGTTCACGCTCGAAGACCAGCCCGCTGTCGATGGAGGTCAGAGCAACACTACGACTGGGTGAGTCACTACGCTGTGTGTCGCGCTCGCCGTAATCCAGCTCGTAAGCAGTGTTCCACAGCTCGGTTCGCGGTTCCAGGTAGCCCCAAGGACGCTCGAAACGCCAGCCAACTGCTGGCATTAGGTGCAACCGGCTGCCGGTGGCCGCTTCGCGCTCCGGTACACGGCGCTCATCCACATCGCGCCAAAAATAGGTCGCGTTCGATCGCCACTGGGTATATAGCCCGTTGTCGAACTGCCAATTGGCATTTGCGCTCAGGCTCGGCAGTTGATAAAAGGGTTTATCGCTATCGCTAAGCGGGTCTTCCAAACGCTGGAAGCCCTGGGCGCGGGCATCCAACTGCCAGCGCTGGCCGCGGTAATCGACCTGGGCCAAACGCTCCATACTGGCGCGGTCACTCTCGCCAAATTCACCGCCGAAGTCATCGAAATAGCGCCCGTCACTGGCGGCTCCGTAGCGCAGCCGATAATTACTGCGCTCGTTAACCCGGCCTGCATGGCGGGCATCTACATACCAGCGGTCATCGCCCTCAAAGCGGTTTTCTCCGCCGCCAGAGCCGCCGTCATCGCTATTTAAATAGCCACCTTCAACGATGCCCGCACTCTCTTCAAACAGGTAACGGTACTCACCGCTCATTAGCAAGCCGCGGTCACTCATCCAGCGTGGCGTAATGGTTGCATCGTGGTTGGCGGCAATATTCCAATAAAACGGCTGAGCGTAGTCAAAACCGTCCGACGAGAAGCCTATCGTTGGGGAAAGCAGCCCAGTATGGCGGCGGTCGTCGATGGGGAAACGCAGCCATGGCCAGTAAAATATTGGCACATCTTTCACCTCCAGGCGCGCATGACGTGCAGTACCAAAGCCTTCGGCCTGGTTCAAGCGAATATCGCTGCTGACCAGTTGCCAGCTATTAGCACCCGGGTCGCAGGTAGTAAAGCTTGCATCTTGTAGGCGGTACTCACCTTCCCCGGTCTGCTCTAGCTGACTAGCCTGACCGCGCAGATGCTGCTCGTAGAGCACATAGTGGCTGTCACCCAGGGTGGCCCGATCTTCGTTAAGCCGGAGCATCGCCTGTTCGCCGCGTACCAAAGCGCGCCCATCGCGGATGGCGATATTGCCTTCAGCATCGACCTGCTGACGGTCGGCGGGTAAAAAGACCCGCTCCGCTTCCACTTCTTCATTGCCGCGGCGCAGTACCACATCGCCGCGCAGCAACGCTTCGCCATCGGCAGCATAATCGACGTCGCTAGCCTCAAGCGAGAGCGTTTCCGGGTTATCTTCCGCTGGCAAGCGGTAGCTGGGCATGACATAGCGCCCACGGCACAATTGATTAGCCGCTTCTTCTTCCCCCCAGGGTTGCCAATCCAACGCTTCAGCGGACATGGTTTGCCCTTGAGCCACCGCCGTAAACGAGGCGCCAGCAAGCAAACTGCCCATCAGCGTATGCGCAACCGGCAAGGTGCGCGAAAATCGCTTGCCCATGTTCGTTATCCTTGGCATCCAGAATCGGTATTATACAGCCCGCATGATGCCCGACCAGCAAGGAGCTTGCATGTCCTCATATCGGATTAACGCCCTCACCACGTGGGCTGCCCAACAAAATGGTCTCTCTGAGGCCGACATTTCGCTTTCCTCCGCCGTGGGAGATGCGAGTTTTCGGCGCTATTTTCGCCTCACGCTCCCCGACGGTGCCACCCAGGTGGTCATGGACGCCCCTCCTGAGCAAGAGGACTCTCAGCCGTTTGTGGCCATCGCCAAGCGCTGGCGAAGCGCCGGGCTACCGGTACCCAAGGTGCACGCGGCCAACCTAGCGGACGGCTTTCTGCTGCTTGAAGACTTGGGCAACACGCCGCTACAGCACTTATTTAACGACGACGCTACCACACAAGCCTACCATGCTCAGGCTCTCACGCTGATCGCCAAACTGCAAAATCGCGCAGGCCCTGACTCACTGCCTGCTTATGATACGGCACTGCTGGGCCGTGAGCTCGATCTGTTTCCCGAGTGGTGCCTTGGTGCCTGGTTAACGCTGCCACCGCCTGAGAGCTGGCACGTCGTTCGTGAGCAGCTTATCCAGCATGCCCTAGCGCAGCCGGTAGTGACTGTGCACCGCGATTTTGATGCCATGAACCTGATGATGCACGATCAGCATCTGTTTATGATCGACTTTCAGGACGCCGTGGCTGGCCCGCTTAGCTATGATTTAATCTCGCTGCTGCGGGGGCGCTACTGCCGCTTTAGCAATGAGCAGTTTGCCGACTTTGTCGAGGCATTTTATCAACAGGCGCGCATCGATGGCCGACTACCCGGCAGCGTCGATTTTGCCACTTTTCTAACCCAGTGCCACGCCATGGCCGCACAGCGATCACTAAAAGTGTTGGGAATTTTCTGCCGTTTAACCCTGCGTGATCAAAAAAGTGGCTATCTCGAGCGCTTACCGCAC
This Vreelandella neptunia DNA region includes the following protein-coding sequences:
- the pdxA gene encoding 4-hydroxythreonine-4-phosphate dehydrogenase PdxA; this encodes MLVDTLSSDSELPVVVTTGEPAGIGPELMLMLAAQGSLPAYTVAIGDPDMLRQRAAALGLKVTVVECSPGEHPSGTHGLPVWPVALSEPATPGVLNPVNADYVLATLALAVDACQKGQAAAMVTAPLHKGVIIEGGHPSFTGHTEWLRDACGVDEVVMMLATDAALHASGPSWQGSGDLRVALVTTHLPLRKVADAITYERVTRISRLLVADLQRQFGIAKPRVAVCGLNPHAGEDGHLGREELDVIIPALDALRAEGMDILGPLPADTLFTPRHLAGVDAVLAMYHDQGLAVLKYAGFGQAANITLGLPLVRTSVDHGTALDLAGKGVADPGSLKVAIDLARRLAAQRLSATEI
- a CDS encoding peptidylprolyl isomerase, producing the protein MKMRKPLLGRMKQLSAGSLLALCVGAGLVLAPLALQAQNFQSTQRQALDSVVAVINDDVIMRSELDDRMSQIEQQAQAQGGNLPPRSQLERQVLERMVMEEIQLQMAEDANLSIDDTELNGQVRSIAESNGMTLDEFADAVEADGMTLASVREDIRREMLMRQVQQRQISDRVSVSDRDVERFLNQQSGQSGEQNFIEETRARHVLIALTPNRDENQARARAEEVRQRLSQGEDFASVAREYSDDSGTALNGGELGWVRPGQTVPAFEEAMRELDVNQVSQPVRSQFGYHVIEVEERRRQNVTQESQREQVRQAIFQRRANEELESWQQEVRSQAFVDIRL
- a CDS encoding LPS-assembly protein LptD, with translation MGKRFSRTLPVAHTLMGSLLAGASFTAVAQGQTMSAEALDWQPWGEEEAANQLCRGRYVMPSYRLPAEDNPETLSLEASDVDYAADGEALLRGDVVLRRGNEEVEAERVFLPADRQQVDAEGNIAIRDGRALVRGEQAMLRLNEDRATLGDSHYVLYEQHLRGQASQLEQTGEGEYRLQDASFTTCDPGANSWQLVSSDIRLNQAEGFGTARHARLEVKDVPIFYWPWLRFPIDDRRHTGLLSPTIGFSSDGFDYAQPFYWNIAANHDATITPRWMSDRGLLMSGEYRYLFEESAGIVEGGYLNSDDGGSGGGENRFEGDDRWYVDARHAGRVNERSNYRLRYGAASDGRYFDDFGGEFGESDRASMERLAQVDYRGQRWQLDARAQGFQRLEDPLSDSDKPFYQLPSLSANANWQFDNGLYTQWRSNATYFWRDVDERRVPEREAATGSRLHLMPAVGWRFERPWGYLEPRTELWNTAYELDYGERDTQRSDSPSRSVALTSIDSGLVFERELALGGRDYRQTLEPRLNYAYVPRTDQSELPDFDSRERAFSWDQLWSAQRFSGTDRVGDLNRLSYGVQSRLLEDASGRDRLSFGVGQSVYFDDRRIDSEGDADTLPDRPEDNPNVNPESRYQATRDRSPLVTRLDWQINDRWSSGAEWLYDDHRERTERSSVDVGYRHPEGHVVNLGYRWEIEGFDPSVLPGDDGFRDYSREEWDLSFAWKASTNIDLIGRYLHDQTNERSLEQLAGVQWNNCCYGLQLVWREWVDDNDTARINDDFNDRGLFLRFVFRGLGGVGQDADSYFEQTIPGYRPTAL
- a CDS encoding aminoglycoside phosphotransferase family protein — its product is MSSYRINALTTWAAQQNGLSEADISLSSAVGDASFRRYFRLTLPDGATQVVMDAPPEQEDSQPFVAIAKRWRSAGLPVPKVHAANLADGFLLLEDLGNTPLQHLFNDDATTQAYHAQALTLIAKLQNRAGPDSLPAYDTALLGRELDLFPEWCLGAWLTLPPPESWHVVREQLIQHALAQPVVTVHRDFDAMNLMMHDQHLFMIDFQDAVAGPLSYDLISLLRGRYCRFSNEQFADFVEAFYQQARIDGRLPGSVDFATFLTQCHAMAAQRSLKVLGIFCRLTLRDQKSGYLERLPHFLDHLEDSLWFLTEQAEFAEWVKLTLRPAIMKRLAEIPS